One stretch of Thermococcus sp. DNA includes these proteins:
- a CDS encoding C/D box methylation guide ribonucleoprotein complex aNOP56 subunit (functions along with aFIB and aL7a; guides 2'-O-methylation of ribose to specific sites in RNAs), translated as MKAYIAENVRGVYAFGEDGTLIANREFQDEPARALDRLLKGAPVEELVGLLGELNGGEYTEFVVEDTELARKLKEMGYSATAEFPNVAGEELRSSPEEFLGENWFEEYFNAGVALTRARIQEQSGARDKMIIQAIEALDDIDKVTNLLVSRLREWYGLHFPELDEILPKHEQYVAFVSMVGAKENPNEDKLKKLGFPDSKAEKILKAAEKSMGAPLGRFDEGVIKKLAGEINDLYRLRGEIENYLETAMDEVAPNLKALVGAKLGARLLSLAGGLKELAMMPASTIQVLGAEKALFRHLRSGAKPPKHGVIFQYPAINRSPWWQRGKIARALAGKLAIAARVDYFSGEYIGEELKQELEMRIEEIKGKYPNPPKRKAKPEKKKKEKFKGKKGKGGKYEKGRKFEKKEKFKGKKSEKGGKDKRNKGEKKKKKPKGGKR; from the coding sequence ATGAAAGCTTACATCGCTGAGAACGTCCGGGGCGTTTACGCCTTCGGCGAGGACGGCACTCTCATCGCTAATCGGGAATTCCAGGACGAGCCAGCTAGGGCCCTCGACAGACTCCTGAAGGGCGCGCCTGTTGAAGAGCTGGTGGGGCTTCTAGGGGAGCTGAACGGTGGAGAATACACCGAGTTCGTCGTTGAGGACACGGAACTCGCAAGGAAGCTCAAGGAGATGGGGTACAGCGCGACGGCGGAGTTCCCCAACGTAGCGGGTGAAGAGCTGCGCTCAAGCCCAGAGGAGTTCCTTGGGGAGAACTGGTTCGAGGAGTACTTCAATGCGGGCGTTGCACTCACCAGAGCACGCATACAGGAGCAGAGCGGCGCGCGCGACAAGATGATAATCCAGGCGATTGAAGCACTCGATGATATAGACAAGGTCACGAATCTCCTCGTCTCCCGCCTGAGGGAGTGGTACGGCCTCCACTTCCCTGAACTGGATGAGATTCTCCCCAAGCACGAGCAGTACGTGGCCTTCGTAAGCATGGTTGGCGCGAAGGAGAATCCCAATGAGGACAAGCTCAAGAAGCTCGGCTTCCCAGATAGCAAAGCTGAAAAGATACTCAAAGCGGCCGAGAAGTCTATGGGTGCCCCACTCGGCAGGTTCGACGAGGGGGTAATCAAAAAGCTCGCTGGCGAGATAAACGACCTCTACCGGCTTAGGGGCGAGATAGAGAACTACCTTGAGACAGCGATGGATGAGGTTGCACCGAACCTTAAGGCCCTCGTTGGCGCTAAGCTCGGAGCGAGACTCCTCAGCCTTGCCGGCGGGCTGAAAGAGCTGGCTATGATGCCAGCGTCGACAATTCAGGTTCTCGGAGCAGAAAAGGCCCTCTTCAGACATCTGAGGAGCGGTGCCAAGCCGCCGAAGCACGGCGTCATCTTCCAGTACCCCGCAATCAACCGCTCTCCATGGTGGCAGAGGGGCAAGATCGCAAGGGCTTTGGCTGGAAAGCTGGCCATAGCGGCGCGCGTTGACTACTTCTCCGGTGAATACATCGGCGAGGAGCTTAAGCAGGAGCTTGAGATGAGGATAGAGGAGATCAAGGGAAAATACCCGAACCCGCCGAAGAGGAAGGCCAAACCCGAGAAGAAAAAGAAGGAGAAGTTCAAGGGCAAGAAGGGCAAGGGTGGAAAGTACGAGAAAGGCAGAAAGTTCGAGAAGAAGG